The DNA window AGTTGGaaacgaggtgggaccatcggaAACTGCAGCTATGGATGATGCCAGCAAGcgttccagtacgctcctaaccgctacgctccaccgcaccgcctcgagagaactCGTGTACGCCATTGCACCGCCATTGCACCATTTGACCCTATTATACCACTTGTGAATTTGGGAGAGAAGTCTCTAGAAATTTTATGCCCAAGATTCATCAATGCAGGCATTTTTGTGTAGTAGTGACGCTGAATGTCTTCAGCCTTCAATAGGTTACTATGATGTGCTTTCGATTAGGAAGAACAGAGAGAACAAGAAATGTgtatcaagaaaaagaaaacgtgtgGTAGgatcaaaaccacatgaagcacggtgtagctCCGGCACCAAAGGGGCGCTTTGGAGAAAggggttggaatcgacgtgaGACTATCGCGAATCACTGCGAAGAACGGTGTTAGCAAAGGTCCTCCTTGGATTGTAGCCGCCACGCTCTGCcacatcgcttcgagcgcggctatttacgcagctgcaccatgcattgaccctactatacgttcgttttcttttacaCACAGACATTCACGTCAACCGTAATATTTATGATAAGAGTTCGTAAAACAAGCTGGCTGGATTAGAAGTCCATTCACGTCATAAAACTGACTATTAAATTGGCTTTTTCCTTCATATCTTTCTTAAACCCAGGCTCTTAAATACAATTTAACCAATAGAAGGAGTAACGGGGCTATTGTGCattcttttccaattttcgtTGGCCTTAGATTCACACGTGTTCCATAACGGCTTATTTCAGCATTCTGGAAAGGGAATACCCGAAAAGTGGAATATTGGCATAGAAGTGTGTGCtgttttaaatcttttttgacGAACATTATGGGATGGACTTCTTTCAGAAACATGTTTGTAATTCCCAGGAATTAAAATTATGAGCGAACGTTGAAAGTCAAACTCAGATTAGTTTAAAAGGGAACCTTAAAAAGAACTTTCCAGAACATTGGACTATCAAAGATACAACTATCTTCGTATACATGGAGAAACAAAGCATTCACTTCGGTTGATTATATCCCCAAAGCTCAGTAATTCTCTCAGAAATTTACTGAAGGACTTTATTCTGTGGCTAGTCAATTCTTTTGCCAACAAAGCACCAGCAGTGTATTGAAGCAAAGATTTTTGTAGTGAAAAGGTGCTCAGTGTATGGAGACCATCTCCATTTTCCCCTCTACGATCTCATCAATCGACGTAATGTGGCTTTCATAGTTAGGTTGTGGAGGCCGTAGAAGGTcctgaaagaataaaattactGAAGAAGCAGAATTCTACTGAGCTGTTTTGTTAAGCTTGCAGGAAGCGAAGGTGGAATTGTGCAGAAATTTCGGGTGCGGGTGCATTGATTTTCAGATTAGTTGTTCCGTGGAGCACTATGCGATCATTCAATCAGTGGCAAAAAGAGGTGGCGTGTGATAGAATAGGAACCGTCTTTAGCGCCCATGGcaataataaaggataaaggataaagtgcacggcgttgatcaatccctatggggacTACGCGACCTACGCGTTCgccttcaactcagacttcgtttgaggtttatgaccgcaacttacaatgacttgcggtggctatgatgagatgtgtgaagtcggtgttttaTTCTCCTAGACAATTTctggtctggtaccaatttatcgacccaaaagggtgaaaggtttggttgacAGTACAGCAGTTTTGAACCGTCGTCGATCGAttgtagccacagcggaacctcccaccgactgcgctacactgcTCTATGGTAATAATAGCGGAAAAAGCACACACTTTCTTTTGAATGCAATATTTAGGGGAACTTCAGCAGTTGTTTTCTAGCCACCAATAAGTAAGGTTCGGGACGTAGCTTTCAAAGCGACACCGAAGCAGCGAAATTCTCTAGATGTCCAGAATTCAGAGTTGAAATTATGTGGTGGAAATCGGACATGAAGTGAGTGAGCGGTAAAATGGCCTTCACAACACTACttataaaatatgtatttgCGATGAAATCCACTATATGGAGTGAGAAAAATCGTGTTACGAGCTCAATTTTTAGCCTAACCTGGAaattgattgtgtactactttcttaagctgaaccaagattgttattttctttcgtAACCTGGAAAGGCTATGTTCGTGAAAAACTGATGGATTTCTGTCTCGCTCAGGCTGGCAGCAGAGTTTGCAGCCACAACTATGATGTGTTGGCCGCATTAAGGATTTGGTGACTATTGATCACGCTTGAAGCTCCATCCCGAATTCTCCTTCTGGAAGTGCGAGTTGCGATCAGGAGAATGGATCCCGACAAAGCCCTGAGtttaattttatatcagcagactttgtTCGTGCTTATGGCCATCTTCTTCATGTAGCCCTAGCAGCGCACTTGACGTCCTAACTTCAGAAAGACAGTCTTTCGTACTTTGCGCTTTTCCCAACAAGAGGCGTGGGAATAGAAGAGGAGTAGAAACGAGGCTAATGCTAGTTTTATTGAAACGATCAGGGATCAATCTCTGGCAGAAGTGACATTCTTCCATTCAGCgtaaaaaagttaaatgagGATATTTCTTGTCCAACAGTGATGAATTTTCATATTATCGatcgaaaatgaaattcaGGCCTCACTATTTCGcgaaaaaaatacatcaaCAACTGGAATGGGTTGAAAGTAGTGCAAAAGGAGGGACGACGCTTAGTAAATTTCATGCAGCACAATTCTGCATAGTTAAACAGAGAAAGtttctccatattttttgTAAGATGTGGTGTTTCTAtccttcctaatttttttttttgaacgtttgGGACCTACTTGAGAGAGATAGTatatttttcctcatattttcgatttcttccAACTAGTTTCAGAAGGACCGGGACAGCTACGGAGATAGAGGATTGTAGTGAGGGTTTTTTTGATACCTTaccaaaaaatggaaacgcATTTTTCAATCGCGACGTGGAAAACTGCCGAGACTTGAATTTTTGGAAGCGAGTCCAGGAGTGTGTGACTTCGAACAAATTACAATAATTCAGCTCATACTTTACAAAAGCTTGATCAGTTTGAAACATATCTTAAGGAGGACTTTTCTAGGTGGAATCATTTTTACATATCATTGAAGCGTCTCTAGAAATTaagcgtatcaatccgcttgggttgTGCCAACGTGtattactgcaattcgtaaaaggtgagattttggaacgggtggtggcctatacaatgatttgcaggGGACAGCCGATGgacaagttagtgtttttatccatccagacaagtctggtatcgtCACCTGAGGGCTTAAAGGCATGGTTGGCAGTAAGGCAGTTTTGAaacatcgaccgtgcggccaaagtggatctcttaccgacttcGCTACACTCGCCCAATTAAGGGTGATCTAACTAATTTACAGCGCACACTCTCATCTACAAAGCGCACATTTACTTGCCTTTCTGGGCTTTCTGGCACCAACTTATAAATGTTCATTTTAACCGATCAAAATCCTTGCTTGGCTCTCATTCCCAATCAGGGTCAGCATTGCTGAATTCGGCTCACCCGGACATGTAGtaaatttatcttatttatctGTACTTGTTCCATTTATTGTTCAATCAGTTTATTATACTCGTGCTCGAGAGAATCTTTTCCAAACTACTCGCTTGACACTGCCTACATGGAATGGGCGACCGAGACGACCTTCGAAACCACCGTCCGATATGTTTGCTGGACGTCCTATTCAAGGTGTTCATGGCGATCGTACTCGTGTACATATCAAAGATGTTGGATGAAACTCGACCTCGAAAATAAACTGGATTCCGTTTTGATTTCAGGCGCATGGACCACATCCAAgacgtgtcgagggtcatagaggtttgccggagATAGCGATCGCCCTTTGTGCTAACCTTCCttgactatgagaaagccttcgacagcgtagaaacgaatgtaATACTTTTAGTACTGGCCGATATAGGTGTAAAAGCGTCGTATTAGGAGACGTTTGCTACGATTGTTGTACCGGTACGATACAGCTCTTCCAGCGACTCCTCACCAAATCCTCTAGAAAGGGGATACGACAAGGCAATACTGTATCGTGGAGGCTGTTAACAGTTACACTGCAGTGCATCAAGAAATCACTCACTTGGGAGGAAATGAGCATTTGTTTTTATAGAAGATTCCCCTCAAATACTCGTTTCGCAGATggcatcgttctcttttcgtgaCGTACCAACAAAGCAGCCACCAAAGAGACAGAAACAAGATACGGTCCATGAAGAACGTCTACTGCGAGGACAAAGGAATGCCCACTGGTTCCCTACTAACTCGACTCAGTAGTTCTTTCATCGCTCTATTACGAAATGGAGATGTGACCAGACATTTCTGCGACGTCTGAGAAGCTACTTACTATCCACAGAGCCTTTGTAGGATATCTTCGGTTGTCTACTGCATATGTTTTGGTATTTTGGTATTTATATTTGGTATTAATCTTGCATTAATTTTTATGAGAGGTTTTGAGGGAGCGGTGGTGTAAGATGGAAGTCATATCATGTGGTGCATTTCTAAggtgaaaaagaataaatatcaTGATAATGGTCATGATTATGCTATGTATAATAGTAACGGGCTTAAATTGTTAGGTGTgagtgtctgtgtgtctgtatCTCTGTGtatgtcagtcacgaaattccagaaagcagtgagacggATCCATAGACGGATCGTTGGATTGATGCACCGACGCCGCCGAACGGTAAAATGGGACGGATCCTAACCCGTCGAACTGGTGCGTCGCGGTGTCGTAGTATCGCGCAATCCACAAAAGTCCAAGTGAATTTGTGAATGAGTAAATGAGACGCTGTAAACGGTTTCATAGCCGAGAAAACTGCATGTTTTGCATTTCACTTCAATGTTCCATTCCAGCGCATGCGTATTTTACCACACCTTTCCTTCATCAAGCTGCTCAAACTCTTCctttagaaattggaaacacgcatgaaaAAAGCTGCTTGAACGACTAAGAACGAAGACTAGAACTGTtaaggaaaacccatacttcgaataatgcttTCAATTTGCGCTTATATTACATTGGTGTTGAAGGAGTGTAAGAAAATGAAGTTACAGTTTTCTCCAAATAGTACTCCTACTTCTTATATCTACACTAGTTGGACCTCCGGCTTTAGGCGGACGTCAGACCAGTGTAGATATAAGAAGCTATGTCAGTGAGATCCTTTTTGGGGTTTTCTTTAGACGGGAGATGACGGTGAAAATCAGGCGCAGACAATCATATGGCACGTCTGATTTGCCGCGACGCTAGGAATGATGGTTAATTCAAATGAACACCACCTAAAGCCCGGAGTAGCTGCATCTGCGACTACAATCAAAGCGGCACGGTTAGTATCGAGATGGTACAATCGCTAGATGCACTccgactgcagagatgagtgcaACTAGCGAGGATGCCCCTAGATTCCAACCTCCAGCTCTAGCGCGCTACTTTAAATGAATCTGCTTACACAGCTGCACCGAGCATCACCAGTTTTGACGTGATTATGACACTCAATGTCGAACTCGAAAGATGATGCAGAGTTTGGGTGCGGCTTGTAATGCCTCACGTGTCTTATTCCCCTTGCGTCATAAGTCCCGGAAAAATCTTCCCAGCCGCTCAGCTCCCATCTTTCACCATacagtaagaaaaaacaaaacagcttAACTCAACAACGCAGTATTATATTCaattcaaaacgacctgaagaccgctgcagttgcgcaagcagctACTTTCGAAAAGGCGTGGTAAAGCGAGCGATTTTGAGCGTTGCCTCATACTAATATTCATACACACTGACAGCTCTTCTCAGCTGTATGCTTGTATAAATATCTATGGATccgtctcactgctttctggaatttcgtgactgacattCACAgagacacagacacacagacactcACACCTAACAAATTAAGCCCGTTACTATTATACATAGCATAATCATGACCATTATCAtgatatttattctttttcaccTTAGAAATGCACCACATGAAATGACTTCCATCTTACACCACCGCTCCCGCGAAACCTCTCATAAAAATTAATGCAAGATTAATACCAAATATAAATACCAAAATATCAAAACATATGCAGTAGACAACCGAAGATATCCTACAAAGGCTCTgcgggtagtaagtagcttctcAGACGTCGCAGAAATGTCTGGTCACATCTCCACTTCGTAATAGAGCGATGAAAGAACTACTGAGTCGAGTTAGTAGGGAACCAATGGGCATTTCTTTGTACGATGTACTCCTgtttaaagtcatcaccccacgaatctgaggtggtgcagatttcaggtggagtatttttatagTATATTAGTatagatagtagattatggagaggagggtgactccgtctatttcttcctaattgccgtaaaaaaccggaagattcgggccgttttttaagctGGTGCGCTTCGTTCGAACTCCCTgtaaaaaataatgcgccagaacgcctgaagccgtatcttccgggccgttttttacgacaattagaaagaaggggacagaatcaccctcctctccataatctactatcccttataagaatattccacctgaaatccgtgccacctcagattcgtggagtgatgcctttgaagcaGAACACGAGTTTACCTGAATGTGCTGAACGATCAGATCAATGGCCACGTCGTTCTCACCTCCTCGGGGAATAATGACGTCAGCGCATTTCATCGTTGGTCggcaaaattcttcaaaagctGGTTTAACCTGCAACGGGGTCATAGAAGTTACTCGTAGCTGTATTTCAAGTAAACACTTAGAAGTGTCAACAATTACCATATTAGTATATTGCGCAAGGACTAAAGGTAATGGCTTTTTCCTCTCAACAGTGTCGCGTCGAACTGGAAGGAAATAATCATCATCTCTAGAAAGTTGGAGGTTATGTGTAAGAATTCAGTGTTTGCATCTCACAGCCAGTGAATATGCTCGTGCAAA is part of the Necator americanus strain Aroian chromosome V, whole genome shotgun sequence genome and encodes:
- a CDS encoding hypothetical protein (NECATOR_CHRV.G20359.T1), which gives rise to MTDFELTMSQCSGHVTFRDVGPFRTLDYQRYNYLRIHGETKHSLRLIISPKLSNSLRNLLKDFILWLVNSFANKAPAVY